In the Phaseolus vulgaris cultivar G19833 chromosome 7, P. vulgaris v2.0, whole genome shotgun sequence genome, one interval contains:
- the LOC137829743 gene encoding serine/threonine-protein kinase Nek4-like isoform X1, producing the protein MNKINTIRARASEALKMEQYEILEQIGRGSFASALLVRHRHENKRYVLKKIRLARQTDRIRRSAHQEMELISKVRNPFIVEYKDSWVEKGCFVCIVIGYCEGGDMTEAIKKANGVHFPEERLCKWLVQLLMALDYLHANHILHRDVKCSNIFLTKDQDIRLGDFGLAKMLTCDDLASSVVGTPSYMCPELLADIPYGSKSDIWSLGCCVYEMAAHKPAFKALDMQALINKINKSLVAPLPTVYSGSFRGLVKSMLRKNPELRPSAAELLNHPHLQPYILKIHLKLNNPRRSTYPFQWSDSNYVRRTQFVEPDSVSTLSGRGKRLSFSNDRALNPSISGTEVGSVCSTQRGHGFSCSKEKHYELSVGCVREECNCNKSKDTKSSTVDRMPRFRTAKEYATPRRQTIPSKASHTGSKRDLLPASSTPGVKFTPPSRRASLPLPTKTMCMTTPYRANVGLLRGMDSPDVSVNAPRIDKIAEFPLASCQDSLFPVCGTSSNSAQCSSGSPKSAECLITKDKCTIQVVDKVSVPSSVQSPKGAAPVSHGNECSEHAVSSLFSAESCQRRFDPSSYQQRAEALEGLLEFSARLLQQQRFEELGVLLKPFGPEKVSPRETAIWLAKSFKETVA; encoded by the exons atgaataaaataaatacaataagaGCACGGGCAAG TGAAGCACTGAAAATGGAACAGTATGAAATTCTAGAACAGATTGGAAGAGGCTCCTTTGCTTCTGCTCTACTTGTCAGACACAGGCACGAAAACAAGAG GTATGTTCTTAAGAAGATCCGGCTTGCTCGCCAGACGGACAGAATACGCAGATCTGCTCACCAGGAG ATGGAGCTTATCTCTAAAGTTCGAAACCCATTTATCGTGGAGTATAAAGATTCCTGGGTAGAAAAG GGTTGTTTTGTATGTATCGTCATTGGCTATTGTGAAGGAGGAGATAT GACTGAAGCTATTAAAAAAGCCAATGGCGTACATTTTCCTGAAGAG AGGCTCTGTAAGTGGCTGGTTCAACTGCTGATGGCACTAGATTACTTGCATGCAAATCATATTCTTCATCGTGATGTCAAG TGTTCAAATATATTCTTGACAAAAGATCAAGATATACGTCTAG GTGACTTCGGTCTAGCTAAAATGTTGACATGTGATGATCTTGCATCCTCG GTTGTCGGGACTCCAAGTTATATGTGCCCCGAACTTCTTGCTGATATACCCTATGGCTCTAAATCAGATATCTGGTCTTTGG gATGTTGTGTGTATGAAATGGCTGCTCACAAACCAGCTTTTAAAGCTCTT GATATGCAAGCACTGattaacaaaataaacaagTCATTAGTGGCTCCACTACCAACAGTGTATTCTGGTTCTTT TCGGGGGCTCGTTAAGAGTATGCTGCGGAAGAATCCAGAGCTTCGGCCTAGT GCTGCAGAGTTACTAAATCATCCGCATCTTCAGCCTTACATTCTTAAAATTCACTTGAAATTAAATAACCCTAGAAGAAGTACTTATCCATTCCAATGGTCTGATTCAAACTATGTAAGAAGGACTCAGTTTGTTGAGCCAGATTCTGTTTCTACACTTTCTGGTAGAGGCAAAAGATTGTCATTCAGCAATGACAGGGCATTGAATCCTAGTATATCTGGAACTGAAGTAGGTTCTGTGTGTTCTACTCAAAGAGGTCATGGTTTCTCTTGTTCAAAAGAGAAACACTATGAGCTCTCTGTTGGTTGTGTGCGTGAAGAATGCAATTGTAACAAGTCAAAAGACACAAAGTCCTCAACTGTTGATAGGATGCCAAGATTCAGAACAGCTAAGGAATATGCCACTCCCCGAAGGCAGACAATACCATCAAAGGCATCTCATACAGGTTCCAAGCGTGATTTA CTTCCAGCATCTTCTACTCCAGGTGTTAAATTTACACCACCATCTCGCAGAGCTTCTCTTCCACTCCCTACCAAAACCATGTGTATGACCACCCCATATAGAGCTAATGTTGGTCTTCTCCGGGGCATGGACTCTCCTGATGTTTCTGTCAATGCACCGCGAATTGACAAGATTGCCGAATTCCCTCTAGCCTCTTGTCAGGATTCTCTCTTTCCTGTTTGTGGAACTTCATCAAATTCGGCTCAGTGTTCTTCTGGTTCCCCAAAGAGTGCCGAGTGCTTAATCACGAAAGACAAGTGCACAATCCAAGTTGTGGACAAAGTCAGTGTCCCTTCAAGTGTACAATCCCCAAAGGGTGCTGCTCCAGTTTCACATGGCAATGAATGCTCTGAGCATGCTGTTTCAAGTCTCTTCTCTGCCGAGTCTTGCCAACGCAGGTTTGACCCCTCGTCTTACCAGCAACGTGCAGAGGCATTGGAGGGTTTGCTTGAGTTCTCTGCTCGGCTCCTACAGCAACAGAGGTTTGAAGAGCTTGGAGTGTTGTTGAAGCCATTCGGTCCTGAGAAGGTTTCCCCGAGAGAGACAGCTATTTGGTTGGCTAAGAGCTTCAAAGAAACTGTTGCCTAA
- the LOC137829743 gene encoding serine/threonine-protein kinase Nek4-like isoform X2, with product MEQYEILEQIGRGSFASALLVRHRHENKRYVLKKIRLARQTDRIRRSAHQEMELISKVRNPFIVEYKDSWVEKGCFVCIVIGYCEGGDMTEAIKKANGVHFPEERLCKWLVQLLMALDYLHANHILHRDVKCSNIFLTKDQDIRLGDFGLAKMLTCDDLASSVVGTPSYMCPELLADIPYGSKSDIWSLGCCVYEMAAHKPAFKALDMQALINKINKSLVAPLPTVYSGSFRGLVKSMLRKNPELRPSAAELLNHPHLQPYILKIHLKLNNPRRSTYPFQWSDSNYVRRTQFVEPDSVSTLSGRGKRLSFSNDRALNPSISGTEVGSVCSTQRGHGFSCSKEKHYELSVGCVREECNCNKSKDTKSSTVDRMPRFRTAKEYATPRRQTIPSKASHTGSKRDLLPASSTPGVKFTPPSRRASLPLPTKTMCMTTPYRANVGLLRGMDSPDVSVNAPRIDKIAEFPLASCQDSLFPVCGTSSNSAQCSSGSPKSAECLITKDKCTIQVVDKVSVPSSVQSPKGAAPVSHGNECSEHAVSSLFSAESCQRRFDPSSYQQRAEALEGLLEFSARLLQQQRFEELGVLLKPFGPEKVSPRETAIWLAKSFKETVA from the exons ATGGAACAGTATGAAATTCTAGAACAGATTGGAAGAGGCTCCTTTGCTTCTGCTCTACTTGTCAGACACAGGCACGAAAACAAGAG GTATGTTCTTAAGAAGATCCGGCTTGCTCGCCAGACGGACAGAATACGCAGATCTGCTCACCAGGAG ATGGAGCTTATCTCTAAAGTTCGAAACCCATTTATCGTGGAGTATAAAGATTCCTGGGTAGAAAAG GGTTGTTTTGTATGTATCGTCATTGGCTATTGTGAAGGAGGAGATAT GACTGAAGCTATTAAAAAAGCCAATGGCGTACATTTTCCTGAAGAG AGGCTCTGTAAGTGGCTGGTTCAACTGCTGATGGCACTAGATTACTTGCATGCAAATCATATTCTTCATCGTGATGTCAAG TGTTCAAATATATTCTTGACAAAAGATCAAGATATACGTCTAG GTGACTTCGGTCTAGCTAAAATGTTGACATGTGATGATCTTGCATCCTCG GTTGTCGGGACTCCAAGTTATATGTGCCCCGAACTTCTTGCTGATATACCCTATGGCTCTAAATCAGATATCTGGTCTTTGG gATGTTGTGTGTATGAAATGGCTGCTCACAAACCAGCTTTTAAAGCTCTT GATATGCAAGCACTGattaacaaaataaacaagTCATTAGTGGCTCCACTACCAACAGTGTATTCTGGTTCTTT TCGGGGGCTCGTTAAGAGTATGCTGCGGAAGAATCCAGAGCTTCGGCCTAGT GCTGCAGAGTTACTAAATCATCCGCATCTTCAGCCTTACATTCTTAAAATTCACTTGAAATTAAATAACCCTAGAAGAAGTACTTATCCATTCCAATGGTCTGATTCAAACTATGTAAGAAGGACTCAGTTTGTTGAGCCAGATTCTGTTTCTACACTTTCTGGTAGAGGCAAAAGATTGTCATTCAGCAATGACAGGGCATTGAATCCTAGTATATCTGGAACTGAAGTAGGTTCTGTGTGTTCTACTCAAAGAGGTCATGGTTTCTCTTGTTCAAAAGAGAAACACTATGAGCTCTCTGTTGGTTGTGTGCGTGAAGAATGCAATTGTAACAAGTCAAAAGACACAAAGTCCTCAACTGTTGATAGGATGCCAAGATTCAGAACAGCTAAGGAATATGCCACTCCCCGAAGGCAGACAATACCATCAAAGGCATCTCATACAGGTTCCAAGCGTGATTTA CTTCCAGCATCTTCTACTCCAGGTGTTAAATTTACACCACCATCTCGCAGAGCTTCTCTTCCACTCCCTACCAAAACCATGTGTATGACCACCCCATATAGAGCTAATGTTGGTCTTCTCCGGGGCATGGACTCTCCTGATGTTTCTGTCAATGCACCGCGAATTGACAAGATTGCCGAATTCCCTCTAGCCTCTTGTCAGGATTCTCTCTTTCCTGTTTGTGGAACTTCATCAAATTCGGCTCAGTGTTCTTCTGGTTCCCCAAAGAGTGCCGAGTGCTTAATCACGAAAGACAAGTGCACAATCCAAGTTGTGGACAAAGTCAGTGTCCCTTCAAGTGTACAATCCCCAAAGGGTGCTGCTCCAGTTTCACATGGCAATGAATGCTCTGAGCATGCTGTTTCAAGTCTCTTCTCTGCCGAGTCTTGCCAACGCAGGTTTGACCCCTCGTCTTACCAGCAACGTGCAGAGGCATTGGAGGGTTTGCTTGAGTTCTCTGCTCGGCTCCTACAGCAACAGAGGTTTGAAGAGCTTGGAGTGTTGTTGAAGCCATTCGGTCCTGAGAAGGTTTCCCCGAGAGAGACAGCTATTTGGTTGGCTAAGAGCTTCAAAGAAACTGTTGCCTAA
- the LOC137829744 gene encoding uncharacterized protein isoform X1, with the protein MEMEEANTIDLCVLEYSDLCSPSTSSTVDSIMEALGPTGPGLLAITGVPNASNLRSHLLPLARSLALLPRETRKIVLKEHNLGGDVPLLNPDRSVSSFAMQLKYAKSPLVEKTVSDCCGTEFENLGSYFQELGFCMMELGLCLARICDKAIGGNELELSLLDSRGAKGRLIHYHSHLDALLLKKHERSRTTSKRRAGNVKPLEGSELNSIACDVNPGGIHSNLWQQWHYDYGIFTVLTSPMFILPSYSEASKTENPFPSSCFDECQSPTGHTCLQIYDPNRKRAIMVKAPPESFIIQVGEAADLISKGKLRATLHSVHRPSKFQNLSRETFVVFLLPAWTKTFSISDYPHANSSFNGFHGQCLVASDEEQRQSGQDNDNLTQEINKIVPPLSSRLKEGMTFAEFSRETTKQYYGGSGLQSNR; encoded by the exons ATGGAGATGGAGGAAGCAAATACGATAGATCTCTGCGTGCTTGAATACTCAGACTTATGTTCGCCATCAACTTCATCCACAGTGGATTCCATAATGGAAGCTCTAGGGCCTACTGGGCCAGGCCTCCTCGCCATCACCGGCGTCCCCAACGCATCCAACCTCCGCTCACACCTTCTACCTCTAGCTCGGAGCCTCGCTCTTCTCCCCCGCGAAACCCGAAAAATCGTTCTCAAG GAGCATAACTTAGGTGGTGACGTTCCTCTGCTAAATCCTGATAGGAGTGTGTCCTCCTTTGCCATGCAACTGAAATATGCCAAATCTCCACTTGTTGAAAAAACAGTTAGCGACTGCTGTGGTACTGAATTCGAGAATCTTGGAAGTTATTTCCAAGAGCTAGGGTTTTGCATGATGGAGCTTGGGCTTTGCCTTGCTCGAATATGTGACAAGGCTATTGGTGGCAATGAGTTGGAGCTGAGTTTATTGGATTCACGTGGGGCTAAAGGGAGACTCATTCATTATCATTCGCATTTAGATGCTCTTCTCCTTAAAAAACATGAAAGGAGCAGAACAACAAGCAAGAGACGTGCTGGTAATGTGAAACCATTGGAAGGGTCAGAGTTGAATTCAATTGCCTGTGATGTGAATCCGGGTGGAATTCATTCAAATTTGTGGCAGCAGTGGCATTATGATTATGGTATATTCACTGTTCTAACGTCTCCAATGTTTATTCTGCCATCTTATTCAGAGGCAAGCAAAACGGAAAATCCATTTCCCTCATCTTGTTTTGATGAATGTCAATCGCCAACTGGGCATACATGCTTGCAGATATATGATCCTAATAGGAAAAGGGCCATCATGGTGAAGGCCCCTCCAGAAAGTTTTATCATTCAAGTTGGGGAAGCTGCTGATTTAATCTCAAAGGGAAAGCTTCGTGCGACCCTGCACTCTGTTCATAGACCTTCCAAGTTTCAAAATTTGAGCAGAGAAACTTTTGTTGTGTTTCTGCTGCCTGCATGGACTAAAACATTCTCTATCTCCGATTATCCTCATGCAAATTCCTCCTTCAATGGGTTCCATGGTCAGTGTTTAGTGGCTTCGGATGAGGAGCAACGGCAGTCTGGACAGGATAATGATAATCTGACTCAAGAAATTAACAAAATAGTTCCCCCTCTTTCGTCACGGTTGAAGGAAGGTATGACTTTTGCCGAGTTCTCACGTGAAACAACAAAGCAGTATTATGGTGGTAGCGGTTTGCAATCAAATAGGTGA
- the LOC137829744 gene encoding uncharacterized protein isoform X2: MQLKYAKSPLVEKTVSDCCGTEFENLGSYFQELGFCMMELGLCLARICDKAIGGNELELSLLDSRGAKGRLIHYHSHLDALLLKKHERSRTTSKRRAGNVKPLEGSELNSIACDVNPGGIHSNLWQQWHYDYGIFTVLTSPMFILPSYSEASKTENPFPSSCFDECQSPTGHTCLQIYDPNRKRAIMVKAPPESFIIQVGEAADLISKGKLRATLHSVHRPSKFQNLSRETFVVFLLPAWTKTFSISDYPHANSSFNGFHGQCLVASDEEQRQSGQDNDNLTQEINKIVPPLSSRLKEGMTFAEFSRETTKQYYGGSGLQSNR; encoded by the coding sequence ATGCAACTGAAATATGCCAAATCTCCACTTGTTGAAAAAACAGTTAGCGACTGCTGTGGTACTGAATTCGAGAATCTTGGAAGTTATTTCCAAGAGCTAGGGTTTTGCATGATGGAGCTTGGGCTTTGCCTTGCTCGAATATGTGACAAGGCTATTGGTGGCAATGAGTTGGAGCTGAGTTTATTGGATTCACGTGGGGCTAAAGGGAGACTCATTCATTATCATTCGCATTTAGATGCTCTTCTCCTTAAAAAACATGAAAGGAGCAGAACAACAAGCAAGAGACGTGCTGGTAATGTGAAACCATTGGAAGGGTCAGAGTTGAATTCAATTGCCTGTGATGTGAATCCGGGTGGAATTCATTCAAATTTGTGGCAGCAGTGGCATTATGATTATGGTATATTCACTGTTCTAACGTCTCCAATGTTTATTCTGCCATCTTATTCAGAGGCAAGCAAAACGGAAAATCCATTTCCCTCATCTTGTTTTGATGAATGTCAATCGCCAACTGGGCATACATGCTTGCAGATATATGATCCTAATAGGAAAAGGGCCATCATGGTGAAGGCCCCTCCAGAAAGTTTTATCATTCAAGTTGGGGAAGCTGCTGATTTAATCTCAAAGGGAAAGCTTCGTGCGACCCTGCACTCTGTTCATAGACCTTCCAAGTTTCAAAATTTGAGCAGAGAAACTTTTGTTGTGTTTCTGCTGCCTGCATGGACTAAAACATTCTCTATCTCCGATTATCCTCATGCAAATTCCTCCTTCAATGGGTTCCATGGTCAGTGTTTAGTGGCTTCGGATGAGGAGCAACGGCAGTCTGGACAGGATAATGATAATCTGACTCAAGAAATTAACAAAATAGTTCCCCCTCTTTCGTCACGGTTGAAGGAAGGTATGACTTTTGCCGAGTTCTCACGTGAAACAACAAAGCAGTATTATGGTGGTAGCGGTTTGCAATCAAATAGGTGA